A section of the Streptomyces sp. Je 1-369 genome encodes:
- a CDS encoding AfsR/SARP family transcriptional regulator, producing the protein MKIQVLGPLSAEVNGGSIVPTARKPRQILSLFALYPGQVMPVPTLMEELWGTEPPQSALTTLQTYILQLRRHLGTALGPGTPGTAKEVLATRHGGYLMQIPADGVDVHEYDRLATEGRGAFESGDDATAADRFRRALALWRGPALVDVRVGPILEIEVMRLEESRLGTVERRIDADLRLGRHSELIAELTELTARYPQHEGLHSQAMVALYRSGRQASALEIYRKLRIRMIEGLGVEPSPQVQRLHQAMLAVDPQLDVTAGPRRSSTFDLYAA; encoded by the coding sequence ATGAAGATTCAGGTTCTGGGTCCGTTGAGCGCCGAGGTCAACGGGGGATCGATTGTTCCGACGGCACGCAAGCCGCGGCAGATCTTGTCCCTGTTTGCCCTCTATCCGGGACAGGTCATGCCTGTTCCCACGCTCATGGAGGAGCTCTGGGGCACTGAGCCGCCCCAGAGTGCGCTGACCACCCTGCAGACCTACATCCTGCAGCTGCGCCGGCATCTGGGCACCGCGCTGGGGCCCGGTACTCCGGGGACCGCCAAGGAGGTGCTGGCCACCCGGCACGGCGGTTATCTGATGCAGATACCGGCTGATGGCGTGGACGTGCACGAGTACGACCGTCTGGCCACCGAGGGCCGTGGCGCCTTCGAGAGCGGGGATGATGCCACCGCCGCCGACCGTTTCCGTCGGGCGCTGGCGCTGTGGCGCGGGCCCGCGCTGGTCGATGTGCGGGTCGGTCCCATCCTGGAGATCGAGGTCATGCGTCTGGAGGAGTCGCGTCTTGGCACGGTGGAGCGGCGTATCGATGCCGATCTGCGGCTGGGCCGGCACTCCGAACTCATCGCCGAACTCACCGAACTGACCGCGCGCTACCCCCAGCACGAAGGACTGCACTCGCAGGCCATGGTGGCGCTCTACCGTTCGGGGCGGCAGGCCTCGGCGCTGGAGATCTACCGCAAGCTGCGGATCCGCATGATCGAAGGGCTGGGGGTGGAGCCCTCCCCGCAGGTGCAGCGGCTGCACCAGGCCATGCTGGCCGTCGATCCCCAGCTGGACGTCACCGCCGGGCCGCGGCGCAGCTCCACGTTCGACCTGTACGCCGCCTGA
- a CDS encoding aromatase/cyclase, producing the protein MPGERIHRLSHTLEVAAPASTLYALIADPERWPLYLPRSVYAQRLDFDGVNERVRLWALAEGRIVSWTACRTQDPVRRLISFRQDVLMEPATSMAGCWSVRPLAPGRCRLTLEHEFTAAPGRPQDALWLAQVTADNTRSTLRSLQFLAERWSRLDELALSFAESVRVKGPAELVYGFLYDVADWPGQLPHVRRAALEEPHLGIQKVALELTAADGGPAPGVAGIRICFPHAGRIVHKATVPRPLLAAHCGEWSVLPDERGVTVVAQHHALLREDRIEQVLGAGATLAEARRRIRADLARDSRQILQLARRHAESAIRVL; encoded by the coding sequence GTGCCCGGCGAGCGTATCCACCGGTTGTCGCACACGCTGGAGGTGGCCGCGCCCGCCTCCACCCTCTACGCGCTGATCGCGGACCCTGAGCGCTGGCCGCTGTACCTGCCGCGCAGCGTCTACGCCCAGCGTCTGGACTTCGACGGCGTCAACGAACGGGTCCGTCTGTGGGCGCTGGCCGAGGGCCGGATCGTGTCCTGGACCGCCTGCCGCACCCAGGATCCGGTGCGCCGGCTGATTTCCTTCCGTCAGGATGTGCTGATGGAGCCGGCCACCTCGATGGCCGGGTGCTGGAGTGTGCGGCCGCTGGCGCCGGGCCGCTGCCGGCTGACCCTGGAACACGAGTTCACCGCTGCCCCCGGCCGGCCCCAGGACGCCCTCTGGCTTGCCCAGGTCACCGCCGACAACACCCGTTCCACCCTGCGCAGCCTGCAGTTTCTGGCCGAGCGCTGGAGCCGCCTGGACGAGCTGGCCCTCTCCTTCGCCGAGTCGGTGCGGGTGAAGGGGCCCGCCGAGCTGGTCTACGGTTTCCTCTACGATGTGGCCGACTGGCCCGGCCAGCTCCCGCACGTGCGCCGGGCCGCGCTGGAAGAGCCCCACCTCGGCATCCAGAAAGTCGCCCTGGAACTCACCGCCGCCGACGGCGGGCCCGCCCCCGGGGTGGCCGGGATCCGTATCTGTTTCCCGCACGCCGGCCGTATCGTGCACAAGGCCACCGTGCCCCGCCCGCTGCTGGCCGCGCACTGCGGTGAATGGTCGGTCCTGCCCGACGAACGGGGCGTCACCGTGGTCGCCCAGCACCATGCCCTGCTGCGCGAGGACCGCATCGAACAGGTCCTGGGCGCCGGCGCCACCCTCGCCGAGGCCCGCCGCCGTATCCGTGCCGACCTCGCCCGCGACAGCCGCCAGATCCTGCAACTGGCCCGCCGTCACGCCGAATCCGCCATCCGCGTCCTGTGA